The genomic segment AAGGCCTCCGCTGCATGAAAATCCTGCACCTGTCCAACCTGTACGCCCCCGTCATCGGCGGGCTCGAGCGCAGCATCGCCACCAGCAGCGAGGAGCTGGTACGACGCGGGCACGAGGTCACCGTGCTCACGCTGGCGACCCCGCTCGCCGGACACGACGAAGAGATCCGGGGCGTACGGGTGAAACGCGTGCGCAGCGTGGCCAACACCCTGCTGCCCGGCATGAACGCGGACGCCGGCAAACCGTTCCACCCGACCACCGCCGACCCGCTGACCACCGCGGCCATCCGGCGGGTGCTGCTCTCCGGCCAGTACGACGTGGTGCACAGCCACGACTGGATGATGTACAGCTACCTGCCCCTGCGCTACGGCCGCGGGGGACTGCCGCACGTGCACACGGCGCACGACTTCGGCTTCACGTGCGTCAAGAAAACCTTCGCCCGCAACGGCCGTACGTGCGGCGGCCCACGGCTCGGCCAGTGCGTGCCCTGCGCGACCCCGCAGTACGGGCGGCCCAAATCGGCCCTGCTGACCACCGCGCTGCGGGCCCAGCGGCACCGGGGCATCGACGCGCTCACCGCGATCTCGCCCGCCGTCGCCGCCGGGGTCAGCCACGGGCGGCTCCCCGGTGACCTGCCCGTCCAGGTGATCACGTCGCTGGTGCCGGACGGACTGGACGAACTGGCCCGCAACACCCCCCGCCCGGCCTGGCTGCCCGACCGGCCCTACCTGCTCTTCGTGGGCGCGCTGGGACCGCACAAGGGCATCGACGTGCTCTTCGAGGCGTACCGGCGCTTGGTGTCCCTCGGCGATGCCCCGGCGCTGGTCTGCATCGGGACGCCCCGCGACGACACCCCACCCGTCCCCGAAGGCGTGATCGTGCGCCACAACGTGCCGCACCCCGAAGTGATGGCGGCCTGGCACGGCGCCGCGGCCGGAGTCGTGCCCTCCGTCTTCGAGCCCATGGGCCAGGTGGCGGTGGAAGCCCTGCTGGCCGGCACCCCGCTGATCGCCACCGCGGCGGGCGGCCTGGCCGACATGATCCGCGACGGCGAGAGCGGCCTGCAGGTGCCGGTAGGTGACGTGGGCGCGCTCGTGACCGCGATCCGGCGGTTGCTCACCGACCCCGGCCTGACCGCGCGGCTGCGCACAGCCGGCCACCGGCGCGGACTCGACTACACCGCCGCCCGCGTCGTCCCGCAGATCGAGGAGGTTTACCGTGCCTGCATCGCCGCTTCCTGATGGCGACGGCCCCACCCGGATCGTGGTCGTCGGCTCCGGCTGGCGCTTCCTCTCCGGCATCAGCTACTACACCTGCCGGCTGAGCAACGCGCTGGCCACCCGCTACGAAGTGGGCGCGATCCTGATGCGGCAACTGCTGCCCACGCGGCTCTACCCGGGCCGCGCGCGCGTCGGCCACCGTCTCAATGCCCTCTCGTACGATCCCCGGGTCCACGTCTTCGACGGCATCGACTGGTGGGGCGTGCCGAGCCTGCTCCGCGCGGTGCTATTCCTGCGCTCGTTCCGCCCCGAAGTGCTCGTGCTGCAGTGGTGGACCGGCGCCGTGCTGCATTCCTACCTGGTGCTCGCGCTGGCCGCCCGCGCGCTCGGGATCCGCGTCGTCGTCGAGTTCCACGAGGTGCAGGACACCGGCGAGGCCCAGCACCGATGGGCCACGCTGTACTGCCGCACCCTGATCAAGCCCCTGCTCCGCCGCATCTCGGGCGTGATCGTCCACTCCGCCTTCGACCGGACCGCCCTGCGCTCCACTTACGACCTCGCGGGCGTCCCGGACGAGATCGCCTTGCACGGCCCGTTCGACCACCACGAGCGGGCAGCCGTGCCACCGGCGCGCCGCGCCCCCGAGCCCGCTTCAGCACCCGCCCCCACGTCCGCCCACATCTGCGCGCCCTCCGCCTCCGCTCCCGGTTCTGCTTCCGCCGCCGCCCCTGCGCCCCGCGCTGTCCCCACTACGCATGATCAAGTTCGTCTGCTGTTTTTCGGGACGATTCGCCCGTACAAGGGGCTTGAAGATCTTGTCGAGGCTTTCGGGCGGCTGCCGCAGCACTACACGCTCACGGTGGTGGGGGAGACGTGGGAGGGGTGGACCCTGCCCGCGGCGATGATCGCGGCATCGCCGGCCGCGTCGCGCATCACGTTCGTGAACCGCTATGTCGCGGATTCCGAGGTGGACGACTTCTTCGCCGCCGCCGACATGGTGGTGCTGCCGTATCGGCGGAGTTCGGCCAGCGGGCCGCTGCACATCGCGATGAGTCACGGGTTGCCGGTCGTCGTCACCGCGGTCGGCGGGCTGGTCGAGGCCGCGTCCGCATACGCCGGCACGACCTTCGTGACCAGTGGGTCGCCGGCCGCGCTGGGCGAGGCGATCGTGTCGGCCACCGCAAACGTCGGAAGGCGGCACACCGACCCCTCCTCGTGGGAGAAGTCGGTGGCCGCCTTCACGCGCCTGTTCGCCCGGATGGGCGTACCCGTTGCTCAGGACGCGGAGATCACCGCGTCGTCGAACCAGACCGTGCCGGTGTTCTCGCCCGACTTGAGGTGAACCTGCATGCTGGCCGAGCCGGCCGGGGCGGCCCCGTCGACCACCAGCTTGGTCCAGCCGGTGGTGCCGACCGGCAGCCACGTCGAGCTGGCCCCGCCGAGCCACTTGTCGTTCGCGTCGAACCAGCTCAGCGCGATGGTGTTGGTGCCCGTGGCCGCGTTGCCGCGGGCCCAGACCTCGCCGTGCCACTTCTGACCGGCCTTGACGGGCGTGATCGGGGCGACCCGGTACGACGGCGAACCGGCCGCCGTCTTGCCGGTGTTGGTCATGCTGACCGACCACTTACCCGTACGGGCCATGCTCTGGGTCTTGACCGCCAGGCCCAGCTCCGGCATGTAAGCGCGCCACGGGGTCAGGTTGTTGCCCGCCTCGAAGCTCGGGTCCATGACACTGGCCGGCATGTTCGCGTCGGTCCAGCCCGCCTTGACCACTGCCGCGGCCGGCTTGGCGGTGCCGTCGGTGCGGTACAGGCCGTAGTTGTACTGGGCCGGGATGCGCGAGACGGCCGACGACGGGATGCTGCCCTGGACGAAGTCGTTGAGCGTCCACGGCGCCACCGACTGCACGCCGGCCACCTCGGCCGCCTCGAAGATGCGGGCCAGGAACGCGGCCTGCTCACCCTCGGTGTTCTGCAGGGTGTTCAAACCCGTCTCGCCGATCGTGATCGGGGTCGGGCTGACCGCGGACTGCGCGCCCTTGATCAGGGAGAGCGCGCGCTCCGAGTTGCCGTACAGGTGGAACTCGTAGAAGTCGAGCGTGGTCGAGCCGAGGCTGGTCTTGACCTTGGCCAGGCCCTTGGCGCCGGACACGCCGTCGGTCGAGATCGTCAGCGGCATCGTCGGGAACGCCGAGCGCATCGCCGGGATCATCTTCTTGGCCCAGGTCATGGCCTTGGCGTTGTCGGCGTCGATCTCGTTCTGCAGTTCGAACGACAGGATGCGCTTGTCGTCCTTGTAGCGGGTGAGCACGGTCTTGCTCCAGGCCACGCTCTCGTCGACGTCGCCGTACGCGTCCCACCAGTCGAAAAGCGTGAACTTGACGGTCATGCCGTGGGCGGCCGCGATGTCGACGAACTGGGACAGCCGGTCCTGGTAGCCGTTCCACGGCTTGGGCCAGCCGAACGTGCTCGGGAAGATGATCACGCGAACGTTGTCGGCGCCGAGCGCGTCGGCCTTGGTCAGGTCGGCGTCGATCTTGGCGGGGTCCCACTGGGTCCACATCTTCGACCAGCCGGCCGCGGACGGGTAGTAGTTGAGCGTCTTCGCCCTCTTCACCGCGGCCATGCGGGAGGCCAGGGTGGGGACGGCCGGGGCCTCGGCGGCCTTCACGGTCTTGGTGGCCGAGGTCTTGGCCGTCGTCTTGGTGGTGCTGTTCTTGGCCCGCGCGGTCTGGGCCGTACTGGTCTTGGTGGCCGTGGTCTTGGTGGTGGACTTGGTGGCGCTCGTCTTGGCGGCGGTCTTGGCGGTTGCGGCGGTGGCCGGCGCATGCGGGAGCGCGAGGCCCAGGAGCAGCGAGGAGGCCAGGACGGCGGCACAGCGGCGAGGCGAGAACACGGCTGGTCGGGGCCCTTCGGTCGGAGTGCGGAAGTTTTTCGGGAGCGCCACCTCTATCGGTCGGATCGTTTGGGGCTGGTGGATTTACGAATTGCAATGGCGTTGCGGCGGGTTGCGGTCAGGCTGCAAGGGCTGAGGACCGCATTTACGGAGCGGTGGGATAGGTCCGCGGGGTGTAGACCGCGGCGCTGCCGTCGCCTCGGGTGACCGTGCGGGTCTGCGAGCTGCCGATGATCAGCAGGCAGCGCATGTCGATCGTGGCCGGGTCGAGATCGCCCAGCGTGGTGACCCGTACGGACTCCTGCGGCCCGCCGACGTCACGGCCGACCACCACCGGGGTGGCCGGGTCGCGCTGCTCCAGCAGCAGGCTCCGCGCGTTGACGAGCTGCTCCCGGCGCGACTTGGAGGCCGGGTTGTAGATCGCGATCACGAAATCGGCCCGCGCGGCCGCGGTCAGCCGGTCGGCGATGACCGGCCACGGCTTGAGCCGGTCGGACAGCGACAGAATGCAGAAGTCGTGCCCCAGCGGCGCCCCGGCCCGGCTCGCCACGGCCTGCGCGGCGGTGAGCCCCGGAACCACCCGGACCGGTACGGCCTTCCACTGCGGGTCCTCGCTGACCTCGAGCACCGCCGCCGCCATGGCGAACACCCCCGGGTCGCCCGACGACACGACGGCCACATTGCGCCCCCGCTTGGCCAGATCGAGCGCGAACGCCGCCCGCTCGGCCTCGACCCGGTTGTCGGACGGGTGCTTGCGCTGGTGCTTCCCGGTTGCCACACGGTCGAGATAGGGCTGGTAGCCGATCAGGTCATCGGCCGCGGCGAGCACCCCGCGAGCCTCCGCGGTGAGCCACATCGGGTCGCCGGGCCCCAGCCCCACCACGGTCACGCTGCCGTGCTTCACCGGCCCGGCCGCGCCGGTCGCGTCCCCGGCCGCACTCTCTTCGCCCTCTCCTCGCGCGGCGAGCCCTTCCTCCCCCTCGACGAACGCGGTGGCGGCCGGGCTCGGCAGCAGGGCCAGGGAGAAGTACGGCACGGACTCGGGGTCGACGTCGGTCAGGCGGGCGTGGCGTTCGCGGTCGGTGGTGGCGCGTTCGACGTACCAGGTGTCGTCGAGGCGGCCCGCCTTGGCCAGGGCCTCGCGGACGCCGTCGAAGGTGCGGCCCAGTTTCATCACGGCTGCCGAATCGGTGGCGGCGAGGCGGGCCGCGAGCTCGGCCGGGGGCAGAGTGCCGGGCAGCACGGTCAGGATCTCGTCGCGTTCCATCAGCGGGCGGCCGAGCACGGCGGAGGCGGCGCTGACCGACGTGACGCCGGGGACGACCTCGGCGTCGTACCGGTGGGCCAGCCGCTTGTGCATGTGCATGTAGGAGCCGTAGAAGAACGGGTCACCCTCGGCCAGCACCACCACGTCGCGGCCGGCGTCCAGGTGCGCGGCCAGACGGTCGGCCGCCGCGGTGTAGAACTCGTCGATCGCGCCCTGATAACCACCCGGGTGGTCGGTGACCTCGGTCGTGACCGGGTAGATCAGCGGTTCCTCGATCTGCCCCTCGCGCAGCAGGCCGGCCGCGATCGCGCGCGCGTTGCTGCGGCCGTGCCGGGCCGCGTGATACGCCACGACGGCAGCCGACTCGATCAGGCGGGCCGCCTTCAGCGTGATCAACTCGGGGTCGCCGGGGCCGACGCCCACCCCGTACAGCTTGCCGGTCACTCCGCCTCCGAAGCCAGCGCGTTGACGGCGGCGGCCGTGATGGCGCTGCCACCCCGGCGACCGCGCACGATCAGGTGCTCCAGGTCGGTCGCGGCCAGCGCGTCCTTGGACTCGGCGGCACCGATGAACCCGACCGGGATGCCCAGCACCGCGGCCGGGCGCGGAGCCCCCGCGGCGATCATCTCGAGCAGCCGGAAAAGGGCCGTCGGGGCGTTGCCGATCGCGACGACCGAACCCTCCAGCCGGTCCAGCCACAGGTCGAGCGCCGCGGCGCTGCGGGTGGTGCCCAGACGTTCGGCGAGGGCGGGCACCGACGGGTCGCGCAGCGTGCAGACGACCTCGTTGCCCGCCGGGAGGCGCTTGCGGGTGATGCCGGAAGCCACCATTTCGGCGTCGCACAGAATCGGCGCGCCCGCCAGCAGAGCCTTGCGGGCCACGACCGCCACCTGCGGCGAATACCCGATGTCGCGCACCAGGTCGACCATGCCGCAGGCGTGGATCATGCGAACCGCGACCCGCGCCACCTCGGCGGGCAACCCGCCCAGGTCGGCCTCGGCCCGGATAGTGGCGAAGGAACGCCGATAGATCTCGGCGCCGTCCCTCTCGTACTCCATCAGTTCCTCCTCGCGGCGGCGACCGCGTGGGCCGTGTCGCCGGTGAACGTCTCCCCGTCCGGTTGCCGGGTCACGGCATAGCCGTCCGGGGTGGCCTCGACCCGCACATGCGCCCCGGCCGGACTCCCGCACCCGCGGGCGCAGCCGATCCAGTGCACGGGCAGGCCATCGGAATACACGCTGCTGCGGTCGGCGTCGGCGCGCAC from the Paractinoplanes abujensis genome contains:
- a CDS encoding glycosyltransferase family 4 protein, which encodes MKILHLSNLYAPVIGGLERSIATSSEELVRRGHEVTVLTLATPLAGHDEEIRGVRVKRVRSVANTLLPGMNADAGKPFHPTTADPLTTAAIRRVLLSGQYDVVHSHDWMMYSYLPLRYGRGGLPHVHTAHDFGFTCVKKTFARNGRTCGGPRLGQCVPCATPQYGRPKSALLTTALRAQRHRGIDALTAISPAVAAGVSHGRLPGDLPVQVITSLVPDGLDELARNTPRPAWLPDRPYLLFVGALGPHKGIDVLFEAYRRLVSLGDAPALVCIGTPRDDTPPVPEGVIVRHNVPHPEVMAAWHGAAAGVVPSVFEPMGQVAVEALLAGTPLIATAAGGLADMIRDGESGLQVPVGDVGALVTAIRRLLTDPGLTARLRTAGHRRGLDYTAARVVPQIEEVYRACIAAS
- a CDS encoding cellulase family glycosylhydrolase, yielding MFSPRRCAAVLASSLLLGLALPHAPATAATAKTAAKTSATKSTTKTTATKTSTAQTARAKNSTTKTTAKTSATKTVKAAEAPAVPTLASRMAAVKRAKTLNYYPSAAGWSKMWTQWDPAKIDADLTKADALGADNVRVIIFPSTFGWPKPWNGYQDRLSQFVDIAAAHGMTVKFTLFDWWDAYGDVDESVAWSKTVLTRYKDDKRILSFELQNEIDADNAKAMTWAKKMIPAMRSAFPTMPLTISTDGVSGAKGLAKVKTSLGSTTLDFYEFHLYGNSERALSLIKGAQSAVSPTPITIGETGLNTLQNTEGEQAAFLARIFEAAEVAGVQSVAPWTLNDFVQGSIPSSAVSRIPAQYNYGLYRTDGTAKPAAAVVKAGWTDANMPASVMDPSFEAGNNLTPWRAYMPELGLAVKTQSMARTGKWSVSMTNTGKTAAGSPSYRVAPITPVKAGQKWHGEVWARGNAATGTNTIALSWFDANDKWLGGASSTWLPVGTTGWTKLVVDGAAPAGSASMQVHLKSGENTGTVWFDDAVISAS
- a CDS encoding precorrin-2 C(20)-methyltransferase → MTGKLYGVGVGPGDPELITLKAARLIESAAVVAYHAARHGRSNARAIAAGLLREGQIEEPLIYPVTTEVTDHPGGYQGAIDEFYTAAADRLAAHLDAGRDVVVLAEGDPFFYGSYMHMHKRLAHRYDAEVVPGVTSVSAASAVLGRPLMERDEILTVLPGTLPPAELAARLAATDSAAVMKLGRTFDGVREALAKAGRLDDTWYVERATTDRERHARLTDVDPESVPYFSLALLPSPAATAFVEGEEGLAARGEGEESAAGDATGAAGPVKHGSVTVVGLGPGDPMWLTAEARGVLAAADDLIGYQPYLDRVATGKHQRKHPSDNRVEAERAAFALDLAKRGRNVAVVSSGDPGVFAMAAAVLEVSEDPQWKAVPVRVVPGLTAAQAVASRAGAPLGHDFCILSLSDRLKPWPVIADRLTAAARADFVIAIYNPASKSRREQLVNARSLLLEQRDPATPVVVGRDVGGPQESVRVTTLGDLDPATIDMRCLLIIGSSQTRTVTRGDGSAAVYTPRTYPTAP
- a CDS encoding glycosyltransferase gives rise to the protein MPASPLPDGDGPTRIVVVGSGWRFLSGISYYTCRLSNALATRYEVGAILMRQLLPTRLYPGRARVGHRLNALSYDPRVHVFDGIDWWGVPSLLRAVLFLRSFRPEVLVLQWWTGAVLHSYLVLALAARALGIRVVVEFHEVQDTGEAQHRWATLYCRTLIKPLLRRISGVIVHSAFDRTALRSTYDLAGVPDEIALHGPFDHHERAAVPPARRAPEPASAPAPTSAHICAPSASAPGSASAAAPAPRAVPTTHDQVRLLFFGTIRPYKGLEDLVEAFGRLPQHYTLTVVGETWEGWTLPAAMIAASPAASRITFVNRYVADSEVDDFFAAADMVVLPYRRSSASGPLHIAMSHGLPVVVTAVGGLVEAASAYAGTTFVTSGSPAALGEAIVSATANVGRRHTDPSSWEKSVAAFTRLFARMGVPVAQDAEITASSNQTVPVFSPDLR
- a CDS encoding precorrin-8X methylmutase: MEYERDGAEIYRRSFATIRAEADLGGLPAEVARVAVRMIHACGMVDLVRDIGYSPQVAVVARKALLAGAPILCDAEMVASGITRKRLPAGNEVVCTLRDPSVPALAERLGTTRSAAALDLWLDRLEGSVVAIGNAPTALFRLLEMIAAGAPRPAAVLGIPVGFIGAAESKDALAATDLEHLIVRGRRGGSAITAAAVNALASEAE